The Mangrovibacterium diazotrophicum genome has a segment encoding these proteins:
- the omp85 gene encoding Omp85 family outer membrane protein: MKLKLTFLILIISILSAKAQKEEKQEIVKQGWNFGALPAIAFDSDLGFQYGGLINLYHYGDGSRYPEYNHSFYLEISRFTKGSGVYQFQYDSDRLLKGIQTVADLSYLTDLTYQFYGFNGYDAVYNEDWLDEDHPDYRSRVFYNYDRKLFRFKVDLQGPLAQSNFKWEAGINFQKFKLASVNINKLNKGKDEVDKLPDIAGLYNIYQQWGLVGSEEANGGNIPALRGGLIYDSRDFRAIPGKGIWSEAVLEYVPKILGAESSFTRLGITHRQYFTIVSKKLIFAYRLSYEATLSGNVPFYYLTKRVVDGAKGNSMEGLGGGRTMRGVLRNRVIGDDVAFGNFELRSRIWNFQYKNNNFFVGLNGFIDTGKVTGKHALNFYPSFAAVDTEGYLDYNSEEWHTSYGLGIKAGMNENFVVSCDYGRVTDDRDGSSGLYIKLNYLF, translated from the coding sequence ATGAAGTTAAAACTCACGTTCCTCATCCTTATCATCTCTATCCTCTCGGCCAAAGCCCAGAAGGAAGAGAAACAGGAAATCGTCAAACAAGGTTGGAACTTCGGAGCTTTACCGGCCATTGCATTCGACTCAGACCTCGGATTTCAATACGGCGGCTTGATCAATCTATACCATTATGGCGACGGCAGTCGTTACCCGGAATACAACCATTCATTTTACCTGGAGATCTCGCGCTTCACAAAAGGGAGCGGCGTGTACCAGTTTCAATACGATTCGGATCGACTCTTAAAAGGCATTCAGACAGTGGCCGACCTTTCTTACCTGACTGATCTAACCTATCAGTTTTACGGTTTTAACGGTTACGATGCTGTTTATAACGAGGACTGGCTTGACGAAGATCATCCCGACTATCGTTCGCGCGTTTTTTACAATTACGACCGAAAATTATTTCGTTTTAAAGTTGACCTGCAAGGCCCGTTAGCCCAAAGTAATTTTAAATGGGAGGCGGGAATCAATTTTCAAAAATTCAAACTGGCATCAGTCAATATCAACAAACTGAACAAGGGCAAAGACGAAGTTGACAAGTTGCCGGATATCGCCGGTCTCTACAACATTTATCAGCAATGGGGACTGGTAGGGTCTGAGGAGGCGAACGGTGGAAACATTCCTGCCCTGCGGGGAGGATTGATATACGACAGTCGCGACTTCCGTGCAATACCGGGGAAAGGAATTTGGTCGGAAGCAGTGCTCGAGTACGTACCTAAAATACTGGGGGCTGAAAGTTCATTCACCCGATTGGGGATTACACACCGGCAATATTTTACGATCGTCTCTAAAAAATTGATTTTTGCTTACCGACTCAGTTACGAGGCAACCTTATCTGGCAACGTTCCGTTCTACTACCTCACCAAGCGCGTGGTTGACGGCGCCAAAGGAAACAGCATGGAAGGCTTGGGCGGCGGAAGAACTATGCGCGGTGTTTTGCGCAACCGCGTTATTGGCGACGATGTGGCTTTCGGAAACTTCGAGTTGCGTAGCCGAATCTGGAACTTTCAGTATAAAAACAACAACTTTTTTGTGGGTTTGAACGGTTTTATCGACACCGGCAAGGTTACCGGGAAACATGCACTTAACTTCTACCCGTCTTTTGCGGCGGTTGACACCGAGGGGTACCTCGATTATAATTCTGAAGAATGGCACACCAGCTACGGTTTGGGCATAAAGGCCGGCATGAATGAAAACTTTGTTGTGTCGTGCGACTACGGACGTGTAACTGACGACCGCGATGGCAGTTCGGGGCTTTATATCAAGCTGAATTATTTGTTTTAA
- a CDS encoding OsmC family protein produces MITIETKYLGDLRTENVHLQSGAKIVTDAPCDNRGKGQSFSPTDLLATALGNCIMTIMGIKAMDNGIDIVGTRLEITKIMANDPRRVAEVIVEFFFPENKSYSEEERKLIESVAGSSPVPLSLHPDLKQTIKFNW; encoded by the coding sequence ATGATTACCATTGAAACAAAATATTTAGGAGACCTGCGTACTGAAAATGTACACTTGCAATCGGGTGCCAAAATCGTAACTGATGCTCCTTGTGACAACCGGGGGAAAGGTCAGTCGTTTTCGCCAACCGACTTGTTGGCTACAGCGTTGGGAAATTGTATTATGACCATCATGGGCATTAAGGCAATGGACAACGGAATCGACATTGTAGGAACTCGTTTGGAAATTACCAAGATAATGGCAAACGATCCGCGTCGGGTTGCTGAAGTGATTGTGGAGTTCTTCTTCCCTGAGAATAAAAGTTATTCGGAAGAAGAGCGAAAGCTGATCGAGAGTGTTGCCGGCTCAAGCCCGGTGCCTTTAAGTTTGCACCCTGATTTGAAACAGACCATTAAATTTAACTGGTAA
- the serB gene encoding phosphoserine phosphatase SerB produces the protein METTKKDREIILLNISGPDQAGQTASLTAILAQYDVAILDIGQAVIHENLGLGILIEISEKSDSSPILKDVLFKAHELGLRVKFTPIPTNQYREWVSHQGKDRFIITLLARQLKAGHLARVTKVISEQGLNIDIISRLSGRIPLEDASRKTKSVVEFSVRGTPKDSEVLKRDFIDICKETGVDIAFQVDNMYRRNRRLVCFDMDSTLIQAEVIDELARKAGVYDEVSSITEAAMRGELDFQESFKKRISLLKGLDVSVMQEIAEELPLTEGAERLFRTLKKFGYKTAILSGGFNYFGNFLKSKLGVDYVFANELEIENGKLTGKHVGEIVDGAKKAEMLKLLAFKEDLHLEQVIAVGDGSNDLPMIKLAGLGIAFHAKPKVKASAKNSISEIGLDAILYLIGFRDREISD, from the coding sequence ATGGAGACTACAAAGAAAGATCGCGAGATTATATTACTGAATATTTCAGGACCCGACCAAGCCGGTCAAACAGCATCGTTAACGGCGATTCTGGCACAGTATGATGTGGCAATTCTCGACATTGGTCAGGCCGTTATTCACGAAAACCTGGGCTTGGGAATTCTGATTGAAATTTCGGAAAAGTCAGATTCGTCGCCAATCCTGAAAGACGTACTCTTTAAAGCTCATGAACTGGGTTTGCGGGTGAAGTTTACCCCAATCCCGACAAATCAATACCGGGAGTGGGTATCGCATCAGGGCAAAGATCGTTTCATTATTACCTTGCTGGCGCGACAGCTGAAAGCTGGTCACCTGGCACGTGTGACCAAGGTGATCTCGGAGCAGGGATTGAATATTGATATCATTTCACGTTTGTCCGGTCGGATTCCCTTGGAGGACGCCAGTCGCAAAACCAAAAGCGTGGTCGAGTTCTCTGTCAGGGGGACACCAAAGGACAGCGAAGTGTTGAAGCGCGACTTCATCGATATTTGTAAAGAAACTGGGGTTGATATTGCTTTCCAGGTCGATAACATGTATCGCCGTAATCGTCGCCTGGTTTGTTTTGATATGGACTCAACACTGATTCAAGCTGAAGTGATCGACGAACTGGCTCGCAAGGCTGGTGTTTACGACGAAGTCAGCTCAATTACGGAAGCAGCGATGCGCGGGGAACTCGATTTTCAGGAAAGCTTCAAGAAACGAATCAGCCTGCTGAAAGGACTGGATGTTTCGGTGATGCAGGAAATCGCCGAGGAACTTCCGTTAACAGAAGGAGCAGAACGTTTGTTCCGCACCCTGAAGAAGTTTGGCTACAAAACGGCGATCTTATCCGGTGGTTTCAACTATTTCGGAAATTTCCTGAAATCGAAGCTAGGCGTTGACTATGTTTTTGCCAACGAATTGGAGATTGAAAACGGAAAACTAACCGGTAAGCACGTTGGTGAAATTGTTGACGGCGCTAAGAAAGCAGAGATGTTGAAGTTGCTGGCTTTTAAAGAAGACTTGCATTTGGAGCAGGTGATTGCTGTTGGCGATGGCTCAAACGACTTACCAATGATAAAACTTGCCGGCTTGGGAATTGCGTTTCACGCTAAGCCCAAAGTAAAAGCATCAGCAAAAAACTCGATCAGCGAAATCGGTCTGGATGCCATTTTATATCTCATCGGCTTCCGCGACCGGGAGATTAGTGATTAA
- a CDS encoding acyltransferase family protein — protein MRTKNLYFENLDGLRFICFLLVFLYHSFNTEISSLGDSSVHRFVTQFLFANGNLGVNIFFVLSGFLITFLLIQEKKLRGQIDIKKFWMRRILRIWPLFYLCVLFGFFCFPLLKSLFGEQSTEQASISCYLIFLNNFNFIKVIPDATSLAVLWSVAVEEQFYLVWPVVLFLLPLKKYWIAFSAVMVICIVFRALQDRPIIHEFHTLSCIGDMTVGAFGAWLVVEKDSFRERIGNLNKTEITILYIIFLIIFLFRGPLFYSTYIMRIVERPLIAVVLLFLILEQNYARNSFFKFSNFKAISKLGVITYGLYCLHLIAIVSVQTVTQVFGLNTNLWEVMLLEPTLALLLSILMAYLSFNFYERPFLKLKGKFTYISRVSPMKIIASK, from the coding sequence ATGAGGACTAAGAATCTTTATTTTGAGAATCTAGATGGGTTGAGGTTTATTTGCTTTCTCTTGGTTTTTTTGTACCATAGTTTTAATACTGAGATTAGTTCTTTGGGGGATAGTTCGGTTCATAGATTTGTCACCCAGTTCCTTTTTGCAAATGGTAATTTAGGAGTAAATATTTTCTTTGTACTTAGCGGTTTTTTGATCACTTTTCTTTTAATTCAGGAAAAAAAATTAAGAGGACAGATTGACATTAAGAAGTTTTGGATGAGGCGTATATTAAGAATATGGCCTCTATTTTACCTCTGCGTTCTCTTTGGCTTTTTTTGTTTCCCTCTATTGAAAAGTTTATTTGGAGAACAGTCAACAGAGCAGGCGTCAATAAGTTGTTATCTTATCTTTTTGAATAATTTTAATTTTATTAAAGTTATTCCAGATGCAACTAGTTTGGCAGTTTTATGGAGTGTAGCTGTAGAGGAACAGTTTTATTTGGTTTGGCCGGTAGTACTTTTCTTGTTACCGTTGAAAAAGTATTGGATCGCTTTCTCTGCAGTTATGGTGATTTGCATCGTATTTAGGGCCTTGCAGGATAGACCAATAATACACGAGTTTCACACACTTTCCTGTATCGGGGATATGACTGTTGGGGCGTTTGGCGCTTGGTTAGTAGTAGAAAAGGACTCTTTTCGTGAAAGGATCGGGAATCTAAATAAAACAGAGATTACCATTTTATATATAATATTTCTGATTATTTTCCTATTTAGAGGTCCGTTGTTTTATTCTACATATATAATGCGAATTGTGGAACGACCACTCATTGCAGTTGTATTATTGTTTCTAATTTTAGAACAAAATTATGCCCGCAATTCTTTTTTTAAATTTTCTAACTTTAAAGCGATTTCAAAACTAGGAGTAATTACTTACGGACTGTATTGTTTACATCTAATCGCCATTGTATCGGTACAGACTGTTACTCAGGTGTTTGGTTTGAATACCAATTTGTGGGAAGTGATGTTGTTGGAGCCAACCCTTGCGCTATTATTGTCAATACTAATGGCATATTTGAGTTTTAATTTTTACGAGAGACCATTCTTAAAGTTGAAAGGCAAATTCACTTATATCTCAAGAGTTAGTCCGATGAAAATTATAGCTAGTAAATAG
- a CDS encoding HAD hydrolase family protein produces the protein MHLDQVIAVGDGSNDLPMIKLACLGIAFHANPKLKASAKNTISEIGLDAILYLIGFRDRKICD, from the coding sequence GTGCATCTGGATCAAGTGATTGCAGTTGGTGATGGCTCAAACGACTTACCCATGATTAAGCTTGCCTGCTTGGGAATTGCTTTCCACGCGAATCCGAAACTAAAAGCATCAGCAAAAAACACAATCAGCGAAATCGGCTTGGACGCCATTTTATATCTCATCGGCTTCCGCGACCGAAAGATTTGTGATTAG
- a CDS encoding acyltransferase family protein, with translation MKNKSVYFENLDGLRFMCFLMVFFCHSFYTESAVVRTSQIWRFFSGSFLLANGQLGVNMFFVLSGFLITFLLIQEKKLNGQIDLKKFWFRRILRIWPLFYFCVFFGFVSFPFLKSFFGGTPNETANIFYYLTFINNFDVIAKGDPDASILSVLWSIAIEEQFYLLWPIVLFLLPVRRYWIAFTSVILVSWVFRATHDDPVMHEHHTLSCIGDMAIGAFGAWLVSEKKKFKARMENLKRYQIAIIYLTFFTIYIFRHELLFTNYIVRIFERSFIAIVGLGIILEQNYSKDSFFKFSNFKIISKLGLITYGLYCLHILGILTGQTLSKLLGIADNVWSVVIVEPLVAFSIAIVLAYFSFNYFEKPFLMLKEKYTYISRISPINLMRNKSGLRRISLWIMVLALSSVVVADVGLTDFKMY, from the coding sequence ATGAAAAACAAGTCGGTTTACTTCGAAAACCTCGACGGGTTGAGGTTTATGTGTTTTTTAATGGTGTTTTTCTGCCATAGTTTTTATACCGAATCAGCTGTTGTGAGGACTAGTCAAATTTGGCGATTTTTTTCCGGTAGCTTTCTTTTAGCAAACGGACAGTTGGGGGTTAATATGTTTTTTGTTTTAAGTGGTTTTCTTATCACGTTTCTATTAATTCAGGAAAAGAAATTGAATGGTCAGATTGATCTGAAAAAGTTTTGGTTTCGACGGATTTTACGAATTTGGCCGTTGTTTTACTTCTGTGTTTTCTTTGGATTCGTGAGTTTCCCATTTCTCAAATCCTTTTTTGGAGGCACTCCCAACGAAACAGCAAATATTTTTTACTACTTGACTTTCATAAATAATTTTGACGTAATTGCAAAAGGGGATCCGGACGCGAGTATATTATCAGTGCTTTGGAGTATTGCCATAGAAGAACAGTTTTATCTGCTTTGGCCTATTGTTCTTTTTTTGTTACCAGTTCGCAGGTATTGGATAGCCTTTACTTCAGTAATTTTGGTCAGTTGGGTTTTTAGAGCCACTCACGATGATCCTGTGATGCACGAACATCATACACTCTCTTGCATTGGTGACATGGCCATTGGAGCGTTCGGTGCGTGGTTGGTTTCCGAAAAAAAGAAATTTAAAGCAAGAATGGAGAATCTTAAGCGTTATCAAATTGCGATTATCTATTTGACGTTTTTTACGATCTATATATTCCGACATGAATTATTGTTTACGAATTATATTGTCAGAATATTTGAACGGTCCTTTATCGCCATTGTTGGGTTAGGAATTATTTTAGAGCAGAACTACTCCAAAGATTCTTTCTTTAAATTTTCTAATTTCAAAATTATCTCGAAGTTGGGACTTATTACTTACGGATTGTATTGTCTGCATATCCTGGGAATTTTGACAGGTCAAACACTATCCAAATTACTTGGAATCGCGGACAACGTTTGGTCTGTAGTCATAGTGGAACCTTTAGTCGCTTTTTCGATAGCCATTGTTCTTGCATATTTTAGTTTTAACTATTTCGAGAAGCCATTTTTAATGTTGAAGGAAAAATATACATACATATCACGAATTAGTCCGATAAATCTTATGAGAAATAAGTCTGGATTAAGGCGAATAAGTCTTTGGATTATGGTACTTGCTTTATCTAGTGTTGTTGTTGCGGATGTCGGTCTAACAGATTTTAAGATGTATTAA
- a CDS encoding ATP-dependent helicase: MRYKRLHSRIKGSQSDFDQLANAFEAEGQTVVRSFVPEINRPTSDYADKIAHIRQIDEKLGRTFQRLNRHQRHAVFFHSERTILSAMVGSGKTTVLIAKLFYLHFIQQVPFEQMVVLTFTNKAAREIKERIGSFLGEMDAAMNKQLRYFGTFHAIARQLLHEHPSLAELGFKPDFGIMDEEEKQEFLDRIVTQENLSIKYQNQLAKRWRKFRQNGETQMGNMKSEDDFVRLVELAEAEKRRSNSMDFDDLITLCNQLLEKAVPNCPKWIIVDEFQDCSEEQLQLIERLRGENTKLFVVGDQNQSIYGWRGSKERLFQEIQSEWQADWMELPQNYRSTETILSAAGNLLYEQDGSLVATRQSGKPIALVRHFDDQQEAYYLREQMLSLQQEGQSLDSVAILFRTHQQIKLVETVLSQADIPFQLVARKELHENPAQAFFLRLLKLCANSNDMDACLALVCDSTFGALTKNRPLIQQLHERAPGETVLQELVAYLEQRKKQTPDLLQLLHQVVNFETIFLRKEGASTEDLIDFLALRSVLKPTSIHHADYLASITEAWNQLQLFMKKTGWGDSASSFRVALDQVVLEGTFQINERIKEQGQGVHLLTIHASKGLEFDRVYIAGANTGIIPLAQHNNGSLNVKEEKRLLFVAMTRGKNVVEIGWHAQPTLRNAEPKPSYFLNAIPDSLLDRRESAATSVAEVTEQLAEEWPIGCRVSHKKYGLGEVVLVEEKDLLCRFDSVGEKSFSKAFAKALLTIEN; this comes from the coding sequence ATGCGATACAAGCGACTCCATTCCCGAATCAAAGGATCACAAAGCGACTTCGATCAGCTAGCCAATGCTTTCGAAGCAGAAGGGCAGACGGTAGTGCGTTCGTTTGTGCCGGAGATCAATCGTCCGACTTCGGACTATGCAGACAAAATAGCGCATATTCGCCAAATTGACGAAAAGTTGGGGCGCACCTTTCAGCGCCTGAACCGGCACCAGCGGCATGCGGTTTTCTTTCATTCTGAGCGGACTATTCTTTCGGCGATGGTGGGGAGTGGTAAAACCACGGTCTTAATTGCCAAGCTTTTCTACTTGCATTTCATCCAACAAGTACCTTTTGAGCAAATGGTGGTGCTGACTTTTACGAACAAGGCTGCCCGTGAAATCAAGGAGCGGATTGGAAGCTTTCTGGGGGAGATGGATGCCGCGATGAATAAGCAATTGCGCTACTTCGGAACCTTTCATGCTATTGCCAGGCAGTTACTGCACGAGCATCCGTCGTTAGCAGAGCTGGGCTTCAAACCCGATTTTGGGATTATGGACGAGGAGGAGAAGCAGGAGTTTTTGGACCGTATCGTCACGCAGGAAAATCTCAGCATCAAATACCAGAACCAACTGGCCAAACGCTGGCGCAAATTTCGCCAAAACGGTGAAACGCAGATGGGCAATATGAAATCGGAAGATGATTTTGTTCGCTTGGTGGAACTCGCAGAAGCAGAAAAGCGCCGCAGCAACTCGATGGATTTTGACGACTTGATTACGCTCTGTAATCAGCTGTTGGAGAAGGCAGTGCCCAACTGTCCTAAATGGATTATCGTGGATGAGTTTCAGGACTGTAGCGAAGAACAGTTGCAACTGATCGAGCGTTTGCGGGGCGAGAACACTAAGCTGTTTGTGGTGGGCGACCAGAACCAGAGTATTTACGGCTGGCGGGGAAGTAAAGAGCGCCTGTTTCAGGAGATTCAGAGTGAGTGGCAGGCCGACTGGATGGAACTTCCGCAGAATTACCGCAGTACCGAGACCATTCTTTCCGCTGCCGGAAACCTGTTGTATGAACAGGATGGCTCGCTGGTAGCCACTCGTCAAAGTGGTAAGCCGATTGCGTTGGTCCGCCATTTCGACGACCAGCAGGAAGCTTATTACTTGCGCGAGCAAATGCTGAGTTTGCAACAAGAAGGTCAATCCCTGGATTCGGTAGCCATTTTGTTCCGAACGCACCAGCAGATCAAGTTGGTGGAGACCGTGCTTTCGCAGGCTGATATTCCGTTCCAGTTGGTAGCCCGCAAAGAACTGCACGAAAATCCGGCGCAGGCTTTTTTCCTCCGTTTGCTGAAGTTGTGTGCCAATTCCAACGATATGGATGCTTGTCTGGCTTTGGTTTGCGATTCTACTTTTGGAGCACTGACCAAAAACCGGCCATTGATACAGCAACTTCACGAGCGTGCTCCGGGTGAAACGGTTTTGCAGGAGCTTGTGGCTTATCTGGAGCAGCGAAAAAAGCAAACTCCGGATTTGTTGCAACTGCTTCATCAGGTAGTGAACTTTGAGACCATTTTTCTGCGGAAAGAAGGCGCCTCTACTGAGGATTTGATTGACTTTCTGGCTTTACGGTCAGTTCTGAAGCCAACGTCAATTCATCACGCTGACTATCTGGCTTCGATAACTGAAGCCTGGAACCAACTGCAGCTTTTCATGAAAAAAACAGGTTGGGGCGATAGTGCTTCAAGTTTTCGGGTAGCGCTGGATCAGGTTGTTTTGGAAGGTACTTTTCAGATTAACGAACGGATCAAGGAACAAGGGCAAGGGGTTCACCTTTTGACCATCCACGCCTCCAAAGGGCTGGAGTTCGACCGTGTTTACATCGCCGGGGCCAATACCGGAATTATACCGTTGGCGCAGCACAACAATGGAAGCCTGAACGTGAAAGAAGAAAAACGCCTGCTGTTTGTGGCCATGACCCGTGGCAAAAATGTGGTTGAAATTGGCTGGCACGCCCAACCGACTCTGCGGAATGCAGAACCGAAACCATCCTATTTTCTGAATGCAATTCCGGATTCATTGCTGGATCGACGAGAATCTGCGGCGACGAGTGTTGCAGAGGTGACTGAACAGCTTGCTGAAGAATGGCCGATCGGTTGTAGGGTGAGCCACAAAAAATACGGTTTGGGTGAAGTGGTTTTGGTAGAAGAAAAAGACCTCCTTTGCCGCTTCGACTCGGTTGGCGAAAAATCCTTCTCGAAAGCCTTTGCCAAAGCGTTGTTAACGATAGAAAATTAG